The following proteins come from a genomic window of Solea senegalensis isolate Sse05_10M unplaced genomic scaffold, IFAPA_SoseM_1 scf7180000014069, whole genome shotgun sequence:
- the LOC122760811 gene encoding protein FAM237A-like — MAISPGSDVSPHITLHVPSKQLCFGFIYPQNILPVVLWNIQMVPVLLNIPLATVFVLGSMCAVPLQGQKPGQVDPLAAHRANPQCWDSSSALLLKMRSPRIADTVPAFWELMVFLRASDNSKHTALYWDLARVFWDIYVDCVLSRSHGLGRRQVTAVHSLITDKSFRFNSSGVNSRSWLRVRVRRRGQIKTLKTNKHYHK; from the exons ATGGCAATCTCTCCAGGCTCTgatgtttctccacacataACGTTGCATGTTCCTTCTAAACAACTCTGCTTTGGTTTCATCTATCCACAGAATATCTTGCCAGTCGTGCTGTGGAACATCCAG ATGGTCCCAGTGCTCCTGAACATACCCTTGGCCACAGTGTTTGTGCTGGGCTCCATGTGTGCCGTGCCGCTCCAGGGCCAGAAGCCGGGTCAGGTGGACCCCCTGGCGGCCCACCGAGCCAACCCGCAGTGCTGGGACTCCTCCTCGGCGCTGTTGCTGAAGATGCGCTCCCCGAGGATCGCTGACACGGTGCCCGCCTTCTGGGAGCTGATGGTTTTCCTCAGGGCGTCAgacaacagcaaacacacggCGCTCTACTGGGACCTGGCCCGGGTTTTTTGGGACATCTATGTGGACTGTGTGCTGTCCAGGAGTCACGGCTTAGGACGGAGACAAGTCACCGCCGTGCACTCCCTCATTACTGACA aaTCCTTCAGGTTCAACAGCTCAGGTGTGAATTCCCGGTCATGGCTCAGGGTCAGAGTGAGACGCCGAGGACAAATCAAGACCCTAAAGACCAACAAACACTATCACAAATAA
- the casp10 gene encoding caspase-8, giving the protein MDFQRLLLEVGKAMCKDEVKALKFLCTDFLGRNPNSIESANDLFSRLVEQDCLSPEQPQLLIELLLIIQRPRLVRDLNLNYRESTTSGLISPYRKLLYNLYEEMTDDDLKHVKFLLNPTLPRRKLEDHITMLEIFLEMEHMDLINDTNLIELENIFKSVCPVLKEKIYQFKAQHTFQSQAQSPINSFNFSVDALPVREQRVTPPHTLSGSNAETSKSVQMCSDASAWLLSQENKTSPEKQTSQKTNTNSEVLAVYPMTAAQRGICLIINNYNFSQCYGKNREGTLTDEKCLQEVFGWLGFAIEIWNDCTSEEMLSVLRELSSRDHSQMDCMVCCILSHGQEGTVQGVEGKGVKLKDLTQSLNAVKCPSLAGKPKLFFIQACQGADKQKAVQVEADGPACSRLDAVKGKNSIPCDADFLQAMATIPFFVSYRDKKNGSWFIQSLCQHLVQMVPKGVDLMSILTQVNADVSQKTDDTGAKKQMPQPAFSLRKRVVFPIPEVPPPSLPSFSQSDP; this is encoded by the exons ATGGATTTTCAGAGGCTGCTGTTGGAGGTAGGGAAGGCCATGTGCAAGGACGAAGTAAAAGCGTTAAAATTCCTGTGCACCGACTTCCTGGGCCGAAACCCAAACTCTATAGAGTCGGCCAATGACCTCTTCTCTCGTCTGGTGGAACAAGACTGTCTCTCACCAGAGCAGCCGCAACTGTTGATAGAGCTTCTGCTCATCATACAACGCCCTCGTCTGGTCCGTGACCTCAATCTGAATTACAGAGAATCTACAACCAGTGGGCTCATTTCCCCTTACAG GAAGCTACTGTACAACCTGTATGAGGAGATGACTGATGATGACCTGAAACATGTGAAGTTCTTGTTAAACCCAACACTCCCACGCAGAAAACTGGAGGACCATATT ACTATGCTGGAAATCTTCCTGGAGATGGAGCACATGGACCTCATCAATGACACTAACTTAATCGAACTGGAGAACATTTTTAAGTCAGTCTGTCCCGTGCTGAAAGAGAAGATCTACCAGTTCAAAGCACAGCATA CGTTCCAGTCACAGGCCCAG AGCCCGATTAATTCTTTCAACTTCTCTGTGG ATGCCTTGCCTGTTCGAGAGCAACGTGTGACTCCACCTCATACACTGAGCGGCTCAAATGCTGAAACAAGCAAAAGTGTCCAAA TGTGCAGTGATGCCTCAGCATGGCTGCTGTCTCAGGAAAACAAGACCTCCCCTGAAAAACAGACGtctcagaaaacaaacacaaacagtgag GTTTTGGCAGTGTATCCCATGACTGCAGCACAGAGAGGAATCTGCTTGATCATAAACAACTACAACTTCTCTCAATGCTATGGCAAAAATCGGGAGGGGACGTTGACTGATGAAA AGTGTCTCCAGGAAGTGTTTGGCTGGTTGGGCTTTGCTATCGAAATATGGAATGACTGTACAAGTGAGGAGATGCTGTCTGTGTTGCGGGAGCTCAGCAGCAGGGACCACAGCCAGATGGACTGTATGGTTTGCTGTATTCTGAGCCACGGCCAGGAGGGAACGGTTCAAGGTGTAGAAGGCAAAGGAGTCAAGCTCAAAGACCTGACGCAGTCTTTAAATGCAGTCAAGTGCCCTTCTTTGGCAGGAAAGCCCAAGTTGTTTTTTATCCAGGCTTGTCAGGGTGCCGACAAGCAAAAGGCTGTCCAAGTAGAGGCTGACGGCCCTGCATGCAGTCGTCTCGATGCTGTTAAAGGGAAAAACTCCATCCCATGTGATGCTGATTTCCTGCAGGCAATGGCCACCATCCCTTTCTTTGTCTCCTACAGAGATAAGAAGAACGGCAGCTGGTTTATTCAGTCATTGTGTCAACACCTTGTCCAAATGGTGCCCAA GGGAGTTGACCTCATGTCTATCCTGACTCAGGTGAATGCAGATGTCAGCCAAAAGACCGATGACACGGGTGCAAAAAAGCAAATGCCTCAGCCAGCCTTCTCACTCAGGAAGAGAGTGGTCTTTCCGATTCCTGAAGTTCCTCCACCCAGCCTGCCCTCCTTTTCACAAAGTGAtccctga